In Citrus sinensis cultivar Valencia sweet orange chromosome 3, DVS_A1.0, whole genome shotgun sequence, the sequence ctttttcttttgtgggTTTTCAAAGGGAAGACAGTAGCACTCGGCCCTCCAATATCTGTCATGATATACAAACAAGTACTAATAAATGAGTAATTAtatagttataaatttttgtgtaaatttatattatataaactgACGTAGcgttaatttattagttgaattaaatatctattagtccacataatttatttttattatattatatttttattcaaccaataaattaataccaCATCtgtttatacaaaaatttatggtTGTATCATCAGTCCTAATAAATATATCTTCGAAGGTTTTTATAATGGACAGAACGAGCCCCTTTTAGTATACAAATATGTTTGATGCCGCTAAATGTAAGTgaaaaacagtaataaaaaagagatCTGCGCATgcattttttcaattgttaaaaatctactttttattcttatacATGAACCTTGGGCGTGAATTTTATTCTTACCACAGAagcaatcaaaattttatattcaaaatgCAATTGTTTATGGGCTAGGCCCATTGTTTCAATCTGCCAAAAACAAGTTCAGGCCCAATAGCCACCTGCACCCCAGAAACGCTCACAACCCATAGTCACGACTGAGATCACACAATTCCAAAACGGATCcctctaagttacatgcatgtatcttacaaccctctcacatgaatagtattcatacactattcatgtgagagggttgtaaggtacatgcatgtaacttagcattacCCTTCCAAAACGCACCACCCTCCCATGAACGAGCATGCGGTATCATAGTGCTGATACGTGGCGttcataaattgaattttaagaTACTCAATGGCCAACGCCTGACCATAGCGCATAGCAACAGCCACGTTTGAGGCCAGAAATGCGACATGAGTTCCCAGGTAAGGAGAGaaacaaagatgaaaatattCCACGTGTAAATTTCTCATCCATTatcaggggaaaaaaaaatcacttgcaCCAATATAAACACCCTAAAATATCCGTAGCCTCCGAATCGTCCCATAATTACCCTCACGTCTTCACCTTTCCCAAGCCAACAAAATGGGGCTAATTATGTAACATCAAGTTTTGACCACACTGGCAAAGTCTATAAACCGTAAACAAAAACATAACCCGCAAAAAAGGACCGAACAGCCCGAGTTCCGAATTCCTCGTCAGAACTGAAGAGATTGTAAATTGTTAGAAATACAAAAAATGCAtgcttttaatttaagtagtattaatGTTTCTACTGAATTTAATGCGACGAGGAGGAGGAGATGCTTAAGTTATAATAATTCTTTGGATTTAGAGTACGGAAGGAGAAGACGAGTCGGTCGGGGTTGTAAAGATCTTACGAGGACGTACGGGATTGTAGCCTGTGTCGGCGGCGGAGGCGGCGGCAGCGGAGGAGGAGGAGAGAGACTGAGTTCGAGTGCGAGGTCGTTTTTGTCTCGGAGCCAAGCTTATGCACTCTTGAAGCAGCAAATGGAGGTCGCTGCCAAAACTGAGGTTTGGTATCTACTGCAttacttttgtaattttgtcattttcaaCATGTTTCGCAATATTAGCACGTTCCTCATTTTGTTGTACTTTTTACGGAGGCGCGCGCCGTTTTCGTATTTCTGCTGCTCAGGACTATCGGCATTGGTTTCTTGATGAGTTTGTTGTGTTGATACCAGGATTACAAAGAAGCGGCAAGAATTCGTGATTCATTGAGATCATTTGAGGAAGAGGAGCCGATTTTTCGGCTTCGGAGGTTAATGAAAGAGGCAGTTGCTGAGGAAAGGTTTGAGGTATCCAATTTCGAATGATTAACTCATGTAACTGTATGTGGTTTTCCTTATGCATGTTTATGATGATCACTAGCAAAATCTATTAACGCAAAGTGTTAGGCAGCCATTATTTAGTAATGATACTTGTGTAGCTAGCTACTCTTTATAATggattacaatatttttatgatattgtTTGGTTTTGAGAGATATGATGGGTAAATCGTTGTCTGCTACAATATGGTAATGTTTTGACCCATGTTATTGGTTTCGTATTTACTAGCTTCCTGATAATTTGTTctcttttattgaattctttGCCAGGATGCTGCTAGGTACCGCAACAAATTAAAGGAAATAGCACCAAACTCTCTCTTGAAATGTTTGAGTGATGCAACAACCTTGGTACGAAGAGATCCAATTTAATATTGCAAATATTGCCTGCTGTCTAAAGGGctatgtgatttgttttagcgtgtgttataaaaaaattttctaccTGGGATGTCTgtcttttttataataatctGTTTAAGATATGCTACCGGCAATCTATTTTAGTATGTGTATGTTAGAGGCCTTTCTGAATTCTTGATGGACCAGTTTTTGGCATATGATGATTTTTCAGGGGATAAGGGTTCAAGTTAGAAGTGTGTACATTGAGGACCGTAGTCAACCTTTGAAGGGGCAGTACTTTTTCGCATATAGGGTAAGAATTACCAATAACTCAGAACGTCCTGTTCAACTTCTCAGACGGCATTGGATTATCACAGATGCAAACGGAAAAACTGAAAACATCTTGTGAGTTATTCTTCTTACTTTCTTtccattttatcttttctttgtcTTATGGGcataataagataataatttcTCCTTGCTTTTCCCTTTCTTTCGGATATGAATTTGGTATCTCTCACTTTTTTTGCAGAGGAGTTGGAGTCATTGGTGAACAGCCAGTTATACTTCCTAATACCAGTTTTGAATACTCTTCAGCATGCCCTTTAAGCACTCCGAGTGGCAGAATGGTAAGATGGGATAGTTTTGCATTCTTATGTCCTTTGCAACTTGTTAAACTTAAAATCCCACTGTAGTTATGGATTAAAGAGGTTAGATTTGAAACAAGTTTTAAAACAAGTTGCGTGCTATCCATCATGGTCACATGCCGTTGTAATCCAGCTTTTcctatgaattttttttttaaataatttttttagggtgAGGTTTAATAGATTCTCAATGTACTCGAAAGTGGCAGATGAATGTTGCTGTCTTCTCAActtaaaatctatattttattcatcaaCTCTGTTCTTGCTGTTGTTAGTTATATGTGTTTTTGCCATACCTTAAAGCCAATAtcatattattgaaaaaaatatcgaagaaatttaaaaatgtttcaTTGGATTGCAATGCAGGAAGGTGATTTTGAGATGAAACATGTTGATAGAGTAGGTTCACAAACTTTCAATGTGGCGATTGCACCTTTTTCTCTATCCACAATGGGTGATGACAGTGATTCTTTTTAGAACTGGTATTAGGCGTCTCTGTGGAGGGTTGAGGCGCCATATCCCTGTCATGGTTGATTATTTTCAGAATTATAAATCAATGCATTGCAATATGTAAGTGTAATTATTGGTCTATAAGCTCTTCATTTGTTTCTCTGCAAGGATCATATGTAGCAAACTTTcaaaagaaatcaattaataataagtgtATTATAGCTTCTACTgacttctttctttctttccgaTGTTGGGGATGAAATTCAAACATCCCTAAAGTTGTATATGAAACCGCATGGCTAATCATAATTCTCATGAAGTTGATAGATCTAGAAAGCATCCATACTCGAATATATGAAGTGCActacaaatgaattttctgCCACTATTACTGTGCCTATCTGGTAATTTGGTAGATCTCAACGTTAATCAAAAAGTCTTATTGAACAATTGGTAAACATGTAAAggtaaaaatgaatttatacaTATCCCTCAGCACATTACCCAGTGTTGCTTTTTCGTCTCACGGACAACTTCCCAGCCTATTTGGACCTTCCTTTAAAATGCTCTTGAAGTGGCCCTCGTATTTTGCATCTTCGTTTATGAGTGGTTTTGTTTTCCAGCTGTGTTCCTAGAACATCAAATTGCTTGAACAGCTCCAAACAAGAAGTCATTGCAGTGTATATATcattgtcatttttctaatatcTCATTCCGTTGTCCACgtgaaaatttgtattaaaggaAACTTGAGATAGATCTACATTTCCTCAGCAACCACTACCAGACAAAGCACAGGACTAAGTTTGTTGTTTAGGATGGTTCATGGTTGTTTCCCTTGCTGCATCTGCATGCACAATGATTTGTCCTTTGCTATACAGGATTTATTGCTAAAAACaacgggaaaaaaaatcacatttggGCATGCCAATTTATATATCTATTTCTCTGGTCGCTTGTTACCTACATCTTTGCATTATCAGTACTAGCAGTTCAGAAGTATACCCGAGCGAGTGACTAAACGAGACTTCATCCAAACCTCAACCAACCGCTTGTTTAACTGCAGGCAACTCAAGGACCATCCCAATTTTCAtttgctctctctttctttttagggGAATCAGTCGACCGATTCCCTTTCGTCTCTGCAAACATTATCGGGTTCAGAAGTAAACCTGGCtatcttcatttttagttactAAACATGAGAGGTATCTTTTTAACTCTCTTTCTCTCCCTACTGAATCTCATGTAGAATCTATGTTTTGAGCtgttatctttaatttttaatgttcacAGAAAGAGTTCAGTGTTTTAAACAAgggatatatataatttatatatggtttggttcaatttggaAAGTAATTTTGCATAGAGTTCAAAGGCTCATGAAAGCTATTTGCTGGGGTTGTCTAAGATTATCATTCAGTTTTGCAAAACTCTTTGCATCAACATGCTAAGATTATGTTATACTAACCATAAATTGGTGttttgatgcttttaaaactGTCACGCTGTAGTTGAGTGGTGGTTTCATATTGGCAAATGGCTCATGCTTTTGTAATGTTACAACCAAATACGATGGGCCGTATAAAACTAATGCACCACTTCTCTTCATGCTTATTATGACTCCCACAAATCAAGTTGGAGACTGAGTTTCTCCCCCCGAAATTTTGCCTCTTCATATAAACATGGGTTCTTCTTTTATGATCTTTCAAAAAATCGATTGAGAAAATTGCTTGGTCTTTGCCCAGAGTGGAGCTGCTACAAAAAGACAGCTGGTTCCACTCCATCAAGTTTTTTATGGCTTCGGAAGGTAACGTTTTTTTGAACAACGCATTGTTGATTGCTGTGcaagttttgttaattttatagtGCTATTATTAGGAAATTCCCATTTCCGTGCTTGAATATACTATGCATTGCCTCGTTACCAGCGTAACTTGTTGCTTTTGCCCATTTTGGTGTCTTCCTTGATGGCCAAGTTTGTTTGAACATTTACACGTCATAATCAACTTACCATGAGTTTAAAGTGCCCGTATTCAAGATTAAAAATGAACGTATTCAGATTGAcccattttgtttaatttctttaatatgATTGGAATCCTAAAATATAAATCCCAGAGGAAGGGTTTCTTTTCCGCTACCGACTTGTcactttttcatctttgattTTACTTTTGGTTTCTTTAGTCTCTGTTTTCTGTTCAATTTGCTAAAGCGAAAAGCGATTAAAGCCGGTGACATATGTGCGCGTTCTGTTTTCACctctgtatttttttcttttttggtaaTACAATATTAGATAGGGTTCTGTTACAAAGCTGCCAGTGTcctataatttcatttttcaccCCAATTCCACTATCATGCAAAACGACGCGCTTTACGCTTAGTTGTACTTTCCAATTTTGCATCTCCGAGTCCCCCTCTGTAGGGGCCCATGACATAAACCCCTCTGCTACTGCTAGCTTAGCTTTTGCAATGCAACCAATGCACAAAAGACACGTTGCTCTCAGAAACCCAAACGTAAATTGTATGTAGTTACCAAATTATTTTGGTCGCGGGCTCGGTCCACCGCGCCAGGACCAGGAGTCGTAACTGGGCCCCAGTAATTGGTCCTTTTTTTCCAAATCTCTTGcttcaacaaaaagaaaacaccaTGATTGCTAATCACCGTTTACATTTAATTAACCACCAAATCATGCCCCATTCGATCCAGGCAATTGACCACAATTGGTCAAAATGTGGGCGGGGCTTCATCATTGATCATGATACTTCGCTTTACCTCATCATTTTTCAATCACCAGCTCAGGCCCCAGAGAAACAGAACACACCCAAACCGTGCTGGTACATTACTCAAAAAGCATCTACGAATTCCGACACAAGGTCCAAATACAGCATTCTCTCTCTGATAGTCTGGTCCTCTCCTCTTTCCCTGCCTTTCTCTGTATTcccaataatattattgatgtattaaaatacttaaaaaggCTGGAAATCTAAGAAAAGGTGACAAAAacgtgttttttttaatattttttatttgcatgGGTATGAGACTACGCAAAACAATgctccatttaaaaaaaaaaattcttttattttttttaataaatgaaaaaagaagcTTGTTCTGAAAGCCTACCCTTCTTTTAGTAATAGTTCTTTTTAAAGCCAAGAAGCAAAGCATCTCCTGTTACACACCATCACATTTATCTTGCTTTCCCTTGCAAGCATCAGCCTTTCCTTCTGTTAGAATTCAGCGgctaataaattaactaattaaactcAACCACAAATCTTTCATTTATATGTTCTTTTGCAAAAACATTCTCAAAGTTTGGAATCTCTGCTAGCCTCTGTCAGTCATTAAAGGGTCAAATTCATattggcatttttttttctaattttctttttcatatttttaaaacttctcATCCCATGTGCCCGAATCTTTATCAACTTGTAGCAAACCCATAGTCATAGACTTTTTTGAAGTTTATTCTAACGCCATTTATTTCTTGGTAGACATTGTGCTCTGGTTTTAGCCCTTGCCAATTTCGTGAACACTTTTTGATATTGGTTCTTCGTTTTCTTCTCAAAAGTGAAGATTTTGAGAGAGTTTCGGCACAATCCCAGTTAATTTCAGTGAAAGTGATTAATAACAATCCATATGACCTACAAAACAGGTTCAAAAGTGTCATGGCATCCAGCCTTGACAGTTGATACAACGACCTCAGAATACTGGCTCAATTGGAGGGTCATATTATGTGCAATTTGGGTACTTATTACTATGATTTTCGCgttttttattatatggaAGTATGAAGGTTTCCGCAATTCGAATCGAGATACTGCAGAAACACAGCAGCCGGAAAAGGCAGGATTTTTGTATGAGGATGAAACTTGGAAGCCTTGTTTGAGAGGAGTCCATCCTGCTTGGCTTCTGGCTTTTAGAGTTCTTGCTTTTGCTGTTCTTTTGATATTGCTTGTAGCCACTGCTCTTTTTGACGGAGGCAGCATCTTTTACTACTACACTCAGTAAGTTTCTCTGAAAAGAAATGTATTCAATTTGAATCAAGTTgtcttcctcttttttttttttttttttttgcctccCCTTTTTAACAAATCTAATGTTTATCGTTTCCTGATAGGTGGACATGTACGTTTACCGCAATTTATTTTGGGGTATGTCTTATAGCTTCAAATTGTTATTTGATTCTATCATAAGTTTCTCTTATTAATGTTTCTGTTAATGTTGTGTTTCCTTGCAGCTTGGGTCATCGCTCTCTATGTATGGATGTTACCAATATCACAAAAGCCTTGGCGGCGATAAGGTTGATAATGTGGAGGGAGATGCTGAACAAGGAATCTGCGCAACTCCTGCAGTACTTGGTGAAAGTTCTAATAGTTCAGCAAAACATACAAGCTCCCgtgaagaatttaatgctCGCCGACCTGCTGGC encodes:
- the LOC102624025 gene encoding uncharacterized protein LOC102624025, whose protein sequence is MHAFNLSSINVSTEFNATRRRRCLSYNNSLDLEYGRRRRVGRGCKDLTRTYGIVACVGGGGGGSGGGGERLSSSARSFLSRSQAYALLKQQMEVAAKTEDYKEAARIRDSLRSFEEEEPIFRLRRLMKEAVAEERFEDAARYRNKLKEIAPNSLLKCLSDATTLGIRVQVRSVYIEDRSQPLKGQYFFAYRVRITNNSERPVQLLRRHWIITDANGKTENILGVGVIGEQPVILPNTSFEYSSACPLSTPSGRMEGDFEMKHVDRVGSQTFNVAIAPFSLSTMGDDSDSF
- the LOC102624309 gene encoding uncharacterized protein LOC102624309 isoform X2, yielding MASEGSKVSWHPALTVDTTTSEYWLNWRVILCAIWVLITMIFAFFIIWKYEGFRNSNRDTAETQQPEKAGFLYEDETWKPCLRGVHPAWLLAFRVLAFAVLLILLVATALFDGGSIFYYYTQWTCTFTAIYFGLGSSLSMYGCYQYHKSLGGDKVDNVEGDAEQGICATPAVLGESSNSSAKHTSSREEFNARRPAGFWGYVFQIIFQMNAGAVLLTDCVFWFIIVPFLEIKNYSLNVLVINMHTINAVLLLGDAALNCLRFPMFRIAYFFLWTVTYVIVQWVVHACVKIWWAYPFLDLSSPYAPLWYFAVAVMHIPCYGVFALAIRLKHTLLSRWFPDSYQCVK
- the LOC102624309 gene encoding uncharacterized protein LOC102624309 isoform X1, which produces MTYKTGSKVSWHPALTVDTTTSEYWLNWRVILCAIWVLITMIFAFFIIWKYEGFRNSNRDTAETQQPEKAGFLYEDETWKPCLRGVHPAWLLAFRVLAFAVLLILLVATALFDGGSIFYYYTQWTCTFTAIYFGLGSSLSMYGCYQYHKSLGGDKVDNVEGDAEQGICATPAVLGESSNSSAKHTSSREEFNARRPAGFWGYVFQIIFQMNAGAVLLTDCVFWFIIVPFLEIKNYSLNVLVINMHTINAVLLLGDAALNCLRFPMFRIAYFFLWTVTYVIVQWVVHACVKIWWAYPFLDLSSPYAPLWYFAVAVMHIPCYGVFALAIRLKHTLLSRWFPDSYQCVK